In Zingiber officinale cultivar Zhangliang chromosome 11B, Zo_v1.1, whole genome shotgun sequence, a single window of DNA contains:
- the LOC122034407 gene encoding alcohol dehydrogenase 3-like isoform X2 yields the protein MCTLLRIDTDRGVMLADGQSRFSINGQPIYHFLGTSTFSEYTVVHSGCVAKINPLAPLDKVCILSCGFCTGFGATVNVAKPPKGSTVAVFGLGAVGLSAAEGARYSGASRVIGVDINPNRFEEAKKFGVTEFVNPKDYDKPVQEVIAEITNGGVDRSIECTGNVNAMISAFECVHDGWGVAVLVGVPHKDAVFKTHPVNFLSERTLKGTFYGNFKPRTDLPGVVEKYLNKEIELEKFITHEVSFSDINKAFDYMLQGDSLRCIIRMDD from the exons ATGTGCACTCTCCTGAGGATAGACACCGACAGGGGAGTGATGCTCGCCGATGGTCAGTCACGGTTCTCGATCAATGGCCAGCCCATTTACCATTTCCTCGGAACATCGACGTTCAGCGAGTACACCGTCGTTCATTCGGGATGTGTTGCCAAGATCAATCCTCTGGCACCTCTGGACAAAGTCTGCATTCTTAGCTGTGGGTTTTGCACAG GGTTTGGCGCGACTGTTAATGTCGCTAAACCACCCAAGGGATCGACTGTGGCTGTTTTCGGGCTGGGTGCTGTTGGCCTCTCA GCTGCTGAAGGTGCTAGATATTCAGGGGCTTCGAGGGTCATTGGTGTCGATATCAACCCTAACCGATTTGAAGaag CCAAGAAGTTTGGAGTCACTGAGTTTGTGAACCCCAAAGATTATGACAAGCCTGTTCAAGAG GTAATTGCTGAAATAACCAATGGTGGAGTGGACCGGAGCATCGAATGCACCGGAAACGTAAATGCGATGATATCTGCATTCGAATGCGTTCACGAT GGATGGGGTGTTGCTGTGCTGGTTGGAGTCCCTCACAAGGATGCTGTCTTCAAGACTCACCCTGTTAATTTCTTGAGTGAAAGAACCCTGAAGGGAACTTTCTACGGCAACTTTAAACCAAGAACTGATCTGCCTGGAGTAGTGGAGAAATACTTGAACAAG GAGATTGAGTTGGAGAAATTCATCACTCATGAAGTTAGCTTCTCCGACATCAACAAGGCATTTGACTACATGCTGCAAGGGGACAGCCTGAGGTGCATCATCCGCATGGATGATTAA
- the LOC122034407 gene encoding alcohol dehydrogenase 1-like isoform X1, translated as MEVRMKILFTSLCHTDVYFWEAKGQEPVFPRIFGHEAAGIVESVGEGVTDLAPGDHVLPVFTGECKECIHCLSAESNMCTLLRIDTDRGVMLADGQSRFSINGQPIYHFLGTSTFSEYTVVHSGCVAKINPLAPLDKVCILSCGFCTGFGATVNVAKPPKGSTVAVFGLGAVGLSAAEGARYSGASRVIGVDINPNRFEEAKKFGVTEFVNPKDYDKPVQEVIAEITNGGVDRSIECTGNVNAMISAFECVHDGWGVAVLVGVPHKDAVFKTHPVNFLSERTLKGTFYGNFKPRTDLPGVVEKYLNKVCIFNFSSCFDRNSLLLM; from the exons ATGGAAGTCAGAATGAAGATCCTCTTCACTTCACTCTGCCACACTGACGTTTACTTCTGGGAAGCTAAA GGACAAGAACCTGTGTTTCCTCGGATCTTCGGCCATGAAGCCGCAGG GATCGTGGAGAGTGTTGGAGAAGGCGTCACTGATCTGGCACCCGGAGACCATGTCCTCCCCGTTTTCACAGGAGAATGCAAGGAGTGTATCCACTGCTTGTCTGCAGAAAGCAACATGTGCACTCTCCTGAGGATAGACACCGACAGGGGAGTGATGCTCGCCGATGGTCAGTCACGGTTCTCGATCAATGGCCAGCCCATTTACCATTTCCTCGGAACATCGACGTTCAGCGAGTACACCGTCGTTCATTCGGGATGTGTTGCCAAGATCAATCCTCTGGCACCTCTGGACAAAGTCTGCATTCTTAGCTGTGGGTTTTGCACAG GGTTTGGCGCGACTGTTAATGTCGCTAAACCACCCAAGGGATCGACTGTGGCTGTTTTCGGGCTGGGTGCTGTTGGCCTCTCA GCTGCTGAAGGTGCTAGATATTCAGGGGCTTCGAGGGTCATTGGTGTCGATATCAACCCTAACCGATTTGAAGaag CCAAGAAGTTTGGAGTCACTGAGTTTGTGAACCCCAAAGATTATGACAAGCCTGTTCAAGAG GTAATTGCTGAAATAACCAATGGTGGAGTGGACCGGAGCATCGAATGCACCGGAAACGTAAATGCGATGATATCTGCATTCGAATGCGTTCACGAT GGATGGGGTGTTGCTGTGCTGGTTGGAGTCCCTCACAAGGATGCTGTCTTCAAGACTCACCCTGTTAATTTCTTGAGTGAAAGAACCCTGAAGGGAACTTTCTACGGCAACTTTAAACCAAGAACTGATCTGCCTGGAGTAGTGGAGAAATACTTGAACAAGGTATGCATATTTAATTTCAGCTCATGTTTTGATCGTAATAGTCTACTTCTAATGTGA
- the LOC122034407 gene encoding alcohol dehydrogenase 1-like isoform X3 has product MEVRMKILFTSLCHTDVYFWEAKGQEPVFPRIFGHEAAGIVESVGEGVTDLAPGDHVLPVFTGECKECIHCLSAESNMCTLLRIDTDRGVMLADGQSRFSINGQPIYHFLGTSTFSEYTVVHSGCVAKINPLAPLDKVCILSCGFCTGFGATVNVAKPPKGSTVAVFGLGAVGLSVSFFYLFDSISMRLLKLLLLKLSRYMSLYLIDFRLLKVLDIQGLRGSLVSISTLTDLKKPRSLESLSL; this is encoded by the exons ATGGAAGTCAGAATGAAGATCCTCTTCACTTCACTCTGCCACACTGACGTTTACTTCTGGGAAGCTAAA GGACAAGAACCTGTGTTTCCTCGGATCTTCGGCCATGAAGCCGCAGG GATCGTGGAGAGTGTTGGAGAAGGCGTCACTGATCTGGCACCCGGAGACCATGTCCTCCCCGTTTTCACAGGAGAATGCAAGGAGTGTATCCACTGCTTGTCTGCAGAAAGCAACATGTGCACTCTCCTGAGGATAGACACCGACAGGGGAGTGATGCTCGCCGATGGTCAGTCACGGTTCTCGATCAATGGCCAGCCCATTTACCATTTCCTCGGAACATCGACGTTCAGCGAGTACACCGTCGTTCATTCGGGATGTGTTGCCAAGATCAATCCTCTGGCACCTCTGGACAAAGTCTGCATTCTTAGCTGTGGGTTTTGCACAG GGTTTGGCGCGACTGTTAATGTCGCTAAACCACCCAAGGGATCGACTGTGGCTGTTTTCGGGCTGGGTGCTGTTGGCCTCTCAGTGAGTTTCTTCTATCTATTCGACTCGATATCGATGAGGTTGCTTAAATTGCTTCTGCTAAAATTAAGTCGATACATGTCTCTGTATCTTATTGATTTTAGGCTGCTGAAGGTGCTAGATATTCAGGGGCTTCGAGGGTCATTGGTGTCGATATCAACCCTAACCGATTTGAAGaag CCAAGAAGTTTGGAGTCACTGAGTTTGTGA